The following are encoded in a window of bacterium SCSIO 12643 genomic DNA:
- a CDS encoding peptidase domain-containing ABC transporter → MGFPFYRQPDKMDCGPTCLRIISKHYGRNVSLNRLRELSETTRAGSSLRNISDAAEKIGFRTLGAKLDLVKLKEEAPLPCIVFWQQQHFVVVYKIKKNTVYVSDPAHGLLEYSKEEFIKNWIGLSAIESSGEGIALLLEPTPQFMEDEENDKEVNKGFRFLYKYLFRYKSFLVQLAIGLLAGSILQLIFPFLTQSVVDIGIQNQDIHFVYLILIAQLFLYFGKTAIDIIRGWIFLHLSARINISLVSDFFIKLMKLPISFFDVKMTGDLMQRINDHERIENLLTSTSLNVLFSFFNLIVFGGVLAWYDLSIFAIFFIGSSLYVLWVILFLKRRKDLDYKRFSQMSDEQSKIMELINGMQEIKLHNAERQKRWGWEYVQARLFRVSMKSLVLQQTQIIGSGFINEIKNIFISIFSAKLVIDGQITLGMMMSISYIIGQLNSPIEQLIGFVYSVQDAKISLERLSEIHNKEDEEGLPGVDGTNEKVVEIPLDSDFALDQVCFRYVGSTYEVIKGVDLEIPANKITAIVGASGSGKTTLMKMLLKFYEPTEGDIKIGRFNLQNVSQKYWREMCGVVMQEGYIFNDTIANNIAIGETVIDKEKLKRAVEIANIEDFIEGLPLGYNTKIGMEGIGMSTGQKQRLLIARAVYKDPKFIFFDEATSALDAKNESIIMNNLNTFFRKRTAVVIAHRLSTVRNADQIVVLDQGRIIERGTHEELVSLRGSYYTLVKNQLDLEKINA, encoded by the coding sequence ATGGGATTTCCTTTTTATCGTCAACCTGACAAAATGGACTGTGGTCCAACCTGTTTGCGTATTATATCAAAGCACTATGGACGTAATGTATCTTTAAATAGACTTAGGGAATTGTCAGAAACTACGAGGGCGGGATCTTCTTTAAGAAATATTTCTGATGCCGCTGAAAAAATTGGGTTTCGAACACTTGGTGCAAAATTAGATCTGGTGAAACTGAAAGAGGAAGCTCCGCTGCCTTGTATTGTTTTCTGGCAACAACAACACTTTGTTGTTGTATATAAGATCAAAAAGAATACGGTTTATGTTTCTGATCCCGCGCATGGATTACTTGAGTATAGTAAAGAGGAGTTTATAAAAAACTGGATAGGTTTAAGCGCAATTGAAAGTTCAGGTGAAGGAATTGCGTTATTGCTAGAACCTACTCCTCAGTTTATGGAGGATGAAGAAAATGATAAAGAAGTAAATAAGGGGTTCCGATTTTTATATAAATATCTATTTAGGTATAAAAGCTTTTTGGTTCAATTGGCAATTGGATTATTGGCAGGAAGTATTTTGCAATTAATATTTCCGTTTTTAACACAAAGTGTTGTAGATATTGGTATTCAAAATCAAGATATACACTTTGTTTATTTAATATTAATAGCGCAGTTGTTCTTGTATTTTGGGAAAACTGCTATCGATATAATCAGAGGTTGGATTTTTTTGCATTTAAGTGCTCGAATAAATATATCCTTAGTTTCTGATTTTTTTATCAAGTTGATGAAGTTACCTATTTCATTCTTTGATGTGAAAATGACTGGTGATCTGATGCAACGTATTAATGATCATGAACGTATTGAAAACTTACTTACTTCAACCTCTTTGAATGTATTGTTTTCATTTTTTAACCTAATTGTATTTGGTGGAGTCCTGGCATGGTATGATCTATCGATTTTTGCGATTTTCTTTATTGGTAGCTCACTTTATGTGTTGTGGGTAATTCTTTTTCTAAAGCGAAGAAAAGATCTCGATTATAAAAGGTTTTCTCAAATGAGTGATGAGCAAAGTAAAATTATGGAGCTTATTAATGGAATGCAAGAGATTAAATTGCATAATGCAGAAAGACAAAAAAGGTGGGGGTGGGAATACGTGCAGGCTAGATTGTTTAGAGTGTCTATGAAAAGTTTAGTATTACAACAAACTCAAATAATTGGTTCAGGATTTATAAACGAAATAAAGAATATATTCATAAGTATATTCTCTGCAAAACTGGTTATTGATGGCCAAATTACTTTAGGTATGATGATGTCGATTTCCTATATTATTGGTCAATTGAATAGTCCAATTGAACAGTTGATAGGTTTTGTGTACTCTGTTCAGGATGCAAAGATTTCTCTGGAACGTTTATCAGAAATTCATAACAAAGAAGATGAGGAAGGTTTGCCGGGTGTGGATGGAACAAATGAGAAGGTTGTTGAAATTCCCCTAGATTCAGATTTTGCATTAGATCAGGTTTGTTTTAGATATGTTGGTAGTACGTATGAAGTGATTAAGGGGGTGGACCTGGAGATTCCGGCAAACAAAATTACTGCTATTGTTGGCGCAAGTGGTAGTGGGAAAACTACTCTAATGAAGATGCTTCTGAAGTTTTATGAGCCCACAGAAGGAGATATAAAGATTGGGAGATTCAATTTACAGAATGTATCACAAAAATATTGGAGGGAAATGTGTGGAGTAGTAATGCAAGAAGGGTATATATTTAATGATACGATAGCAAATAATATTGCAATTGGGGAAACGGTGATCGATAAGGAGAAGTTGAAACGAGCTGTTGAAATTGCCAATATAGAAGACTTTATAGAAGGATTACCTCTGGGGTATAACACTAAAATAGGAATGGAAGGAATTGGTATGAGTACGGGGCAAAAACAGCGTTTATTGATTGCCCGTGCAGTGTATAAAGATCCAAAGTTTATCTTTTTTGATGAAGCTACAAGCGCACTCGATGCAAAGAATGAAAGTATTATTATGAATAACTTAAATACTTTTTTTAGAAAAAGAACTGCTGTTGTAATAGCGCATCGTTTGAGTACGGTTAGAAATGCAGATCAAATAGTGGTTTTAGATCAAGGTAGAATTATTGAGAGAGGTACCCATGAAGAGTTGGTGAGCCTAAGAGGAAGTTATTATACATTAGTTAAAAATCAGCTTGATTTAGAAAAAATTAATGCCTAG
- a CDS encoding HlyD family efflux transporter periplasmic adaptor subunit produces MIHTTKESEVIEVRNQETPEFVVERRSRIDEIRSDEVQEILNRLPSWTVRWGMTLIFCLILILITFSWIVKYPDIIKAPMVLSTENPPVRLISKVSGKIVSLERANGDIVSMGEKLGLVESPISLEEGNYLKNYIREVNILLIDSTHSLPQIKPEFAFGELQQAFNQLSKSCFEYQKLQRNNYERQRMNSLQDKIDKYEKVRVITKRQLRIAELDLKNVKYVLDENVILFENGTISKMELFAEESKYHQKQMEIESLNKSIAEMDVNLSNLNQELADLKYNYLDKVLVLKNDISLYVNSIQSGLESWKFNYEISAPVNGRLVYLSHWKKNEYINSSTPLFAVIPENEEFVANLKVPSNGYGKIKVGQKVRLSLSSFPSTEFGYLEGEVSRLNEISNQGEYLAEVRLINGMKSSYNINLEFTPEMEGVADVITDDLRILERLFIQFNKLTQR; encoded by the coding sequence ATGATCCATACTACGAAAGAATCGGAAGTAATTGAGGTTCGAAATCAGGAAACACCTGAGTTTGTTGTGGAAAGACGTTCAAGAATTGATGAAATTAGATCAGATGAAGTGCAGGAAATTTTAAATCGGTTACCGTCCTGGACAGTTAGATGGGGGATGACATTGATTTTTTGTTTGATTTTGATTTTGATAACTTTTTCATGGATTGTCAAGTATCCGGATATTATTAAAGCTCCAATGGTATTAAGTACTGAGAACCCACCGGTGCGTTTGATAAGCAAGGTCTCGGGTAAAATAGTTAGTTTGGAAAGAGCTAATGGAGATATTGTTTCTATGGGAGAAAAGTTGGGGCTAGTAGAAAGTCCAATATCCCTTGAAGAAGGGAACTATTTAAAAAATTATATCAGAGAAGTTAATATCCTTTTAATTGATAGCACACACAGTTTACCTCAAATAAAACCAGAATTTGCTTTTGGGGAGCTTCAACAGGCATTTAATCAGTTAAGTAAATCTTGTTTTGAATATCAGAAACTGCAACGCAATAATTATGAGAGGCAAAGAATGAATTCTTTACAAGATAAAATTGATAAATACGAGAAGGTTCGCGTAATTACTAAAAGGCAATTGAGAATTGCAGAATTGGATTTAAAAAATGTAAAATATGTTTTAGATGAAAATGTTATCCTGTTTGAAAATGGTACAATTTCAAAAATGGAACTATTTGCTGAGGAAAGTAAATATCATCAGAAACAGATGGAAATAGAGAGTTTAAACAAGTCGATAGCAGAAATGGATGTCAACTTGAGTAATTTGAATCAAGAACTAGCTGATTTAAAATATAATTATTTGGATAAGGTTTTGGTTTTAAAAAATGACATTAGTCTGTATGTCAATAGTATTCAGAGTGGTTTGGAGAGTTGGAAGTTTAACTATGAAATTTCAGCACCTGTTAATGGTAGATTAGTCTATTTGTCGCATTGGAAGAAAAATGAGTATATTAATTCTTCAACCCCATTATTTGCTGTTATTCCAGAAAATGAGGAGTTTGTCGCGAATTTAAAAGTGCCTTCAAATGGATATGGAAAGATTAAAGTGGGACAAAAAGTGAGGTTAAGTTTAAGCAGTTTTCCGTCTACAGAGTTTGGTTATTTGGAAGGAGAAGTATCCAGATTAAATGAAATATCTAATCAGGGTGAATATTTGGCTGAGGTTAGATTGATAAATGGAATGAAGAGCAGCTACAATATAAATCTGGAGTTTACTCCAGAGATGGAAGGAGTCGCTGATGTGATTACTGATGATCTAAGAATATTAGAAAGGCTGTTCATTCAGTTCAATAAATTAACGCAACGATAA
- the lipB gene encoding lipoyl(octanoyl) transferase LipB produces MPKVFFKDLGKLDYQEAWDFQEEIFKESVELKLKNIKSEQPTSPKNYFFYVEHPHVYTLGKSGSLDNLLLDEQGLEDKEATFYKINRGGDITYHGPGQLVGYPILDLDQFKPDIHLYLRNIEEAVIQLCAEYGIKGERFEKYTGVWIDPGTPQERKICAIGVKTSRWVTMHGFALNVNTNLEYFGNIVPCGIVDKDVTSLQRELGREVDMQEVKDKLQVHFQRIFDMEMTPFNV; encoded by the coding sequence ATGCCAAAAGTATTTTTCAAAGATTTAGGTAAATTGGATTACCAGGAAGCCTGGGATTTTCAGGAGGAAATCTTCAAAGAAAGTGTTGAGCTTAAACTGAAAAACATAAAAAGTGAACAGCCTACTTCTCCGAAAAATTACTTTTTCTACGTTGAACATCCACATGTCTATACGCTTGGAAAAAGTGGATCTTTAGACAATCTATTATTAGACGAACAAGGTCTTGAAGATAAAGAGGCTACATTTTATAAAATTAATAGGGGTGGTGATATTACTTATCATGGCCCAGGTCAATTAGTAGGTTATCCTATCCTAGATTTAGATCAATTCAAACCAGACATACACCTATATCTTAGAAATATTGAAGAGGCTGTAATCCAATTATGTGCTGAATATGGCATCAAAGGGGAACGATTTGAAAAATATACTGGTGTATGGATTGATCCTGGAACTCCACAAGAGAGAAAAATATGTGCCATTGGAGTTAAGACCTCTCGTTGGGTAACCATGCATGGATTCGCATTAAATGTAAATACCAATTTAGAATATTTTGGCAATATTGTTCCGTGTGGTATTGTAGATAAAGATGTTACTTCATTGCAAAGAGAATTAGGTCGAGAGGTTGATATGCAGGAAGTAAAAGATAAACTTCAGGTTCATTTTCAAAGAATTTTTGATATGGAAATGACACCCTTTAACGTTTAA
- a CDS encoding bifunctional phosphoglucose/phosphomannose isomerase, whose translation MKTLIQNFTKQLNEALEIGQNTVLTPSNKTFHNVLITGMGGSGIGGTIISELAATQIPVFINNSYELPTWVNENTLVIGSTYSGNTEETISVIHKAIKSNTEIAFITSGGIAKEIIDQNNLNCILIEGGNPPRSMIAFSLVSLMFLLNHYGITQFDIESEIRKSISLIDLEEGNIISKSQSLAKNLQNTIPVIYSVSGYDGIATRFRQQINENSKMLCWHHIIPEMNHNELVGWAGGDNKFSVVFLRNSDDSSKNQHRIEINKEIISKHTDSIFEIWGKGDSKICRTLYHIHFEDWVSFHLSELNDVDVVEVKVIDYLKSELAKSHE comes from the coding sequence ATGAAAACACTAATTCAAAATTTCACAAAGCAATTAAATGAAGCTTTAGAAATTGGACAGAATACAGTTTTGACCCCTTCAAATAAAACATTTCACAATGTACTCATTACCGGAATGGGTGGTTCTGGGATTGGTGGAACAATTATCTCCGAGCTTGCTGCAACTCAGATTCCGGTTTTTATAAATAACAGTTACGAATTACCGACATGGGTAAATGAGAACACTTTGGTTATTGGCTCTACATATTCTGGGAATACCGAAGAAACAATTAGTGTTATCCATAAAGCGATCAAGTCAAATACTGAAATTGCATTTATTACTTCAGGTGGAATAGCAAAAGAAATTATTGATCAAAACAATCTAAATTGTATCTTGATAGAAGGTGGCAACCCACCAAGATCTATGATCGCTTTTTCACTTGTTTCACTCATGTTTTTACTCAATCATTACGGAATCACTCAATTTGATATCGAATCGGAAATAAGAAAATCAATTTCATTAATTGACCTTGAAGAAGGCAATATCATTAGTAAATCCCAATCATTAGCTAAGAACCTGCAAAACACTATACCTGTTATTTACTCAGTTTCAGGATATGATGGCATTGCAACGAGGTTCCGTCAACAGATTAATGAAAACTCTAAAATGCTTTGCTGGCATCATATCATTCCTGAAATGAATCATAATGAGCTAGTGGGATGGGCTGGTGGAGATAATAAATTCTCTGTCGTTTTTCTACGCAATTCGGATGACAGTTCTAAAAATCAGCATAGAATTGAAATAAATAAAGAAATCATATCCAAACATACAGATAGTATATTTGAAATTTGGGGAAAGGGAGATTCTAAAATTTGTAGAACATTATACCATATCCACTTTGAAGATTGGGTTTCATTCCACCTAAGTGAGTTAAATGATGTTGATGTTGTTGAAGTTAAAGTTATTGATTACCTCAAAAGTGAATTAGCAAAATCACACGAGTAA
- the rimP gene encoding ribosome assembly cofactor RimP: MIQESTVRKLIEETIEGTNIFLVDLKIGSGNKISVLVDAIGGLPITDCMKVSRGIEFNLDREEQDFELNVSSPGLDKPLKVFKQYEKNIGRSLKVTLVDEGVVDAKVTSVSEPEIEFSLEKVITPSVSLEKLKKGDAFRVINKDIKEAKINISFK, translated from the coding sequence ATGATTCAAGAGTCAACAGTCAGAAAATTAATAGAAGAAACCATAGAAGGAACGAATATCTTTTTGGTCGATCTTAAGATTGGTTCCGGGAATAAAATTTCTGTTTTGGTAGATGCTATAGGAGGATTACCTATTACAGATTGTATGAAAGTAAGTCGTGGTATTGAGTTTAATTTAGATCGTGAGGAGCAGGATTTTGAATTAAATGTTTCTTCACCAGGGCTGGATAAACCTTTAAAGGTATTTAAACAATATGAGAAGAATATTGGCAGGAGTTTGAAGGTGACTCTAGTGGATGAGGGTGTTGTAGATGCAAAAGTGACTTCGGTTTCAGAACCGGAAATTGAGTTTAGTTTGGAAAAAGTGATTACTCCAAGTGTATCTCTTGAGAAATTAAAAAAAGGAGATGCTTTTAGAGTGATAAATAAGGATATTAAAGAAGCAAAAATTAATATTTCGTTTAAGTAA
- the nusA gene encoding transcription termination/antitermination protein NusA — protein MNTDQLIESFSDFKEFKNIDRVTMMNILEEVFRSMIIKMTGTDDNYDIIINPDKGDIEIWRNREIVDDDEVEDENLEISLSDATKIEPDFEIGEEVAEQMQLEDFGRRAVLALRQNLISKIHELEKDSLYKLYKDRVGDILTGEVYQIWKKEVLILDDEGNELILPKSEQIPSDYFKKGETVRAVIKKVDMRNNSPVIILSRTATEFLARLFELEVPEIFDGLITIKSIVREPGERSKVAVESYDDRIDPVGACVGMKGSRIHGIVRELRNENIDVINYTANPQLFIARSLSPAKITNTVIDEENAKADVFLRPDQVSLAIGKGGHNIKLASRITGYEIDVYREEGGDNEDVDIEEFADEIDGWIIDALKAIGCDTAKSVIRLSKEDLIQRTDLEEETVDAVLAILRAEFE, from the coding sequence ATGAATACAGATCAACTTATTGAGTCGTTTTCGGATTTTAAAGAATTCAAAAACATCGATCGTGTAACTATGATGAATATCTTGGAAGAGGTATTTCGTTCCATGATCATTAAGATGACGGGAACAGATGATAATTATGATATTATTATCAACCCGGATAAAGGTGATATTGAGATTTGGCGTAATCGTGAGATTGTAGATGATGATGAGGTAGAGGATGAAAACTTGGAGATTTCTTTGAGTGATGCCACGAAAATTGAGCCTGATTTTGAAATCGGAGAAGAGGTTGCTGAGCAAATGCAACTAGAAGATTTTGGAAGAAGAGCAGTATTGGCATTACGTCAAAACCTGATTTCTAAGATTCATGAATTGGAAAAAGATTCTTTATATAAACTCTACAAAGATAGAGTTGGAGATATCCTCACGGGTGAAGTTTATCAGATCTGGAAAAAAGAAGTCTTAATTTTAGATGACGAGGGTAATGAGTTGATATTGCCAAAGTCCGAGCAAATTCCAAGTGATTATTTCAAGAAAGGAGAGACTGTTCGTGCGGTGATTAAGAAAGTAGATATGCGTAACAATAGTCCTGTGATTATTTTATCGCGTACTGCAACTGAATTCTTGGCGAGGTTATTTGAACTAGAAGTTCCTGAAATTTTTGATGGATTGATTACAATTAAGAGTATTGTAAGAGAGCCGGGAGAACGTTCTAAAGTAGCAGTTGAATCTTATGATGATAGAATCGATCCGGTTGGAGCTTGTGTGGGTATGAAAGGATCTAGAATTCATGGTATTGTAAGAGAATTACGTAATGAGAATATTGATGTAATTAACTATACAGCGAATCCTCAATTATTTATTGCACGCTCGTTAAGCCCTGCGAAGATTACAAATACAGTGATTGATGAAGAAAACGCAAAAGCAGATGTTTTCTTAAGACCAGATCAGGTTTCTTTAGCCATCGGAAAAGGTGGTCACAATATTAAATTGGCAAGTAGAATTACTGGTTACGAAATTGATGTTTACCGTGAAGAAGGAGGAGACAACGAGGATGTGGATATCGAAGAATTTGCAGATGAAATTGACGGATGGATTATTGACGCTTTAAAAGCGATCGGATGTGATACCGCAAAAAGTGTAATTCGCTTGTCTAAAGAAGATTTAATTCAAAGAACAGATTTAGAAGAAGAGACTGTTGATGCAGTATTAGCAATTTTACGTGCTGAATTTGAATAA
- the infB gene encoding translation initiation factor IF-2 — protein sequence MAGPTKRLNKIAKEFNVGVNTIAEFLKGKGHEIDASPNAKVLPEMYELLVEQYGSDKARKEKSQELRNKKVERKTISLEPEAPIRPTVVEKADPVSVEPPKETPKPEVKEEVETPAPVKEEVKTEEVKEPVVEEKPVVEVKETKPSTEVEINKGDQGEFEDGKGPKILGTIKLEEQKPKAKGKPKKKPEPPKEEPKKEKKPEPPKEEKKEEPKPSKPAEPEMVKAQVEKLTGPTVVGKIELPTKPEKKKKPVASSTNPNGNKRKPRKRIANPGGGQNNQGGNNRGGQNRSNQGGNNRGQNRRKGRKPEPVVQRTDEQIQKEISETLARLSGSKKSKGAKHRRAKRESAAQQMEETLAAQESQKKNIKVTEFVTVHELATMMEVSITDVISACMTLGMMVSINQRLDAETLSIVAEEFGFSVEFVGADTETDEVEEIVDAEEDLVPRAPIVTVMGHVDHGKTSLLDKIRDANVIAGEAGGITQHIGAYMVSLEDGREITFLDTPGHEAFTAMRARGAQVTDIAIIIISADDSVMPQTIEAINHAQAAGVPMVFAFNKMDRPDASADRIREQLSQQNILVEEWGGKYQTQEISAKTGMGIDDLLEKVLLEADLLELKANPDRMASGTIIEASLDKGRGYVTQLIVQTGTIRVGDFIVAGQYFAKVKALTDERGKSIREAGPSHAVSMLGFAGAPNAGDSFKQFAEEREAKQLASKREQLQREQGLRTQKHITLDEIGRRLSLGDFHELNVIVKGDVDGSVEALADSLMKLSTENIQVNVIHKSVGQISESDVLLATASDAIIVGFQVRPSASARRLADKEQIDIRLYSIIYDAIEQMKDAMQGMLKPKLVEEIVCNIEIRETFKISKVGTIAGCYVLDGTITRNTHVRVIRDGIVGYAGKLGSLKRFKDDVKEVKAGYECGLNIEGYNDIKVGDIIEGYEEREVEQKL from the coding sequence ATGGCAGGTCCAACAAAGAGATTAAATAAAATAGCAAAAGAGTTTAACGTAGGAGTGAACACAATTGCCGAGTTCCTTAAAGGAAAAGGTCATGAGATTGATGCTTCACCTAACGCTAAAGTTTTGCCTGAAATGTACGAATTGCTTGTAGAGCAGTATGGTTCAGATAAAGCTAGAAAAGAAAAATCTCAAGAATTAAGAAATAAAAAAGTGGAACGTAAGACGATTTCACTTGAGCCGGAAGCTCCTATAAGACCAACTGTAGTAGAAAAGGCTGATCCGGTATCTGTTGAGCCTCCAAAGGAAACTCCTAAGCCAGAAGTGAAGGAAGAAGTTGAAACACCTGCTCCAGTGAAAGAAGAGGTGAAGACGGAAGAGGTGAAAGAACCTGTTGTAGAGGAAAAGCCAGTAGTTGAAGTGAAAGAAACAAAACCTTCAACTGAGGTGGAAATCAATAAAGGAGATCAGGGAGAATTTGAGGATGGTAAAGGGCCTAAGATTTTAGGTACGATTAAGTTGGAAGAACAAAAGCCAAAGGCCAAAGGGAAGCCAAAGAAAAAGCCGGAGCCACCTAAAGAAGAACCTAAGAAGGAGAAGAAACCTGAACCTCCAAAGGAAGAGAAGAAGGAAGAACCAAAACCTTCGAAACCTGCCGAGCCGGAAATGGTAAAGGCACAGGTGGAAAAATTAACTGGTCCAACAGTGGTTGGTAAGATTGAATTACCAACGAAGCCGGAGAAAAAGAAAAAGCCAGTGGCTTCTTCTACGAATCCGAATGGAAATAAAAGAAAACCAAGAAAGAGAATTGCGAATCCAGGAGGTGGTCAAAACAACCAGGGAGGTAATAACCGAGGCGGTCAAAATAGATCAAATCAGGGAGGCAATAATCGAGGTCAAAATAGAAGAAAGGGGAGAAAGCCAGAACCAGTTGTACAACGTACTGATGAGCAAATCCAAAAAGAGATTAGTGAAACTCTGGCAAGATTAAGTGGTAGCAAGAAGTCGAAAGGGGCTAAGCACCGTAGAGCGAAGAGAGAAAGTGCAGCGCAACAAATGGAGGAAACTCTTGCGGCTCAAGAATCTCAAAAGAAAAACATCAAAGTAACAGAGTTTGTTACCGTTCATGAATTGGCAACAATGATGGAAGTGTCCATCACAGATGTTATTTCAGCATGTATGACTTTGGGAATGATGGTATCCATCAACCAAAGATTAGATGCAGAGACGTTATCTATCGTAGCAGAAGAATTTGGATTCTCTGTGGAGTTTGTAGGTGCAGATACCGAGACAGATGAGGTAGAAGAAATTGTGGATGCTGAGGAAGACTTGGTACCAAGAGCTCCTATCGTTACGGTAATGGGACACGTTGATCACGGTAAAACCTCTTTATTGGATAAAATTCGTGATGCAAACGTAATTGCCGGTGAGGCCGGAGGAATTACGCAGCATATTGGCGCCTATATGGTGTCTTTAGAAGATGGTAGAGAAATCACATTCCTGGATACTCCGGGTCACGAGGCCTTTACAGCGATGCGTGCACGTGGTGCTCAGGTTACAGATATTGCCATTATTATTATTTCAGCTGACGATAGTGTGATGCCTCAAACTATTGAGGCCATTAATCACGCGCAAGCGGCTGGAGTGCCAATGGTATTTGCATTTAATAAAATGGATCGTCCAGATGCAAGTGCAGATAGAATTAGAGAGCAATTATCACAACAAAATATCCTGGTAGAAGAGTGGGGTGGAAAATACCAAACTCAGGAAATTTCGGCTAAAACCGGAATGGGTATTGATGATTTGTTAGAGAAAGTATTATTAGAGGCCGATCTTTTAGAATTAAAAGCTAATCCGGATAGAATGGCTTCAGGAACTATTATTGAAGCGTCTCTGGATAAAGGTAGAGGTTACGTAACTCAATTGATTGTTCAAACCGGAACAATCAGGGTAGGTGACTTTATTGTTGCTGGACAATATTTTGCAAAAGTAAAAGCGCTAACCGATGAACGTGGTAAATCTATTCGAGAGGCAGGACCGTCTCATGCGGTATCAATGTTAGGTTTCGCAGGAGCACCAAATGCCGGTGATAGCTTTAAGCAGTTTGCTGAAGAGCGTGAAGCAAAACAATTAGCGTCTAAGAGAGAGCAGTTACAAAGAGAACAAGGACTTAGAACGCAGAAACATATTACATTAGATGAGATTGGTCGAAGATTATCATTAGGTGATTTCCACGAGTTGAATGTAATTGTAAAAGGTGATGTGGATGGGTCTGTTGAGGCATTAGCAGACTCGTTAATGAAACTTTCTACGGAGAATATTCAGGTGAACGTAATTCATAAATCGGTAGGTCAAATTTCTGAATCTGATGTGTTGTTAGCAACGGCTTCTGATGCGATTATTGTTGGATTCCAGGTAAGACCTTCAGCAAGTGCGAGAAGATTAGCAGATAAGGAGCAAATTGATATCAGATTGTATTCTATTATTTACGATGCGATTGAGCAGATGAAAGATGCAATGCAGGGTATGTTGAAACCTAAACTGGTTGAAGAGATTGTTTGTAATATCGAGATTAGAGAAACTTTCAAGATTTCAAAAGTTGGAACAATTGCAGGTTGTTACGTTCTGGATGGAACAATTACACGTAATACACATGTAAGAGTTATTCGAGATGGTATCGTAGGATACGCTGGAAAACTGGGTTCTTTGAAGCGCTTTAAAGATGATGTAAAAGAAGTAAAAGCAGGATACGAGTGTGGATTGAATATTGAAGGATACAATGATATTAAAGTAGGTGATATCATTGAAGGATATGAAGAACGCGAAGTAGAGCAAAAACTGTAA